Proteins found in one Alicyclobacillus cycloheptanicus genomic segment:
- a CDS encoding zinc-binding alcohol dehydrogenase family protein yields the protein MTKMKAVGLHSTGKLVNFETDKPTPAGRDLLVEVRAVAVNPVDTIQQPANDGDEPRILGWDAAGVVVETGSACSLFQPGDEVYYAGDIMRPGANAEFHLVDERLVGRKPKTLSFAEAAALPLTSLTAWEGLFEHLGAAKDGNDGKTVFIVGAAGGVGSIAVQLARHAGLTVIGTASRPESQGWVKQHGAHHVITHTAPFAEQLQAIGFPAVDAVFCLNQVAPHWENMLKVLRPMGKICTILPPLEPLNFRLMADKAITWSIEAMFTRAKYQTPDMIEQHNILCELADWIDAGHIRSTMTERLSPINSQNLQAAYEKIRSRRTIGKIVLEGF from the coding sequence ATGACCAAAATGAAGGCAGTCGGGCTCCACTCCACTGGCAAGCTCGTCAATTTCGAAACGGACAAACCCACACCAGCCGGCAGGGATTTACTCGTCGAAGTTCGAGCCGTGGCAGTGAACCCAGTCGACACGATTCAGCAGCCAGCCAATGACGGTGACGAACCGCGTATCCTCGGCTGGGATGCTGCGGGTGTTGTGGTGGAGACGGGATCGGCATGTTCCCTGTTTCAGCCCGGAGACGAGGTGTACTACGCAGGCGACATCATGCGGCCTGGCGCAAACGCCGAGTTTCATTTGGTAGATGAACGCCTCGTCGGACGCAAACCGAAGACCTTGAGCTTCGCCGAAGCAGCGGCCCTGCCTCTGACCAGCTTGACGGCCTGGGAAGGGTTGTTTGAACACCTGGGTGCGGCGAAGGATGGCAATGACGGGAAAACCGTTTTCATCGTGGGGGCAGCAGGCGGCGTCGGTTCGATTGCCGTACAACTCGCGCGTCATGCGGGACTCACCGTCATTGGCACGGCTTCGCGCCCTGAGTCACAAGGGTGGGTCAAACAACACGGAGCCCATCATGTCATTACGCACACAGCGCCCTTCGCCGAACAACTCCAAGCCATCGGATTCCCTGCCGTGGACGCTGTGTTTTGTCTCAATCAGGTTGCCCCTCACTGGGAGAACATGCTCAAGGTGCTGCGGCCCATGGGGAAAATCTGCACCATCCTGCCACCGCTCGAACCGCTGAACTTCCGGCTGATGGCGGACAAGGCCATCACCTGGTCGATTGAAGCCATGTTTACGCGCGCGAAATACCAAACGCCGGACATGATCGAACAACACAACATCCTGTGCGAACTGGCGGACTGGATTGACGCAGGCCACATACGGTCCACCATGACGGAACGGCTGTCACCCATTAACAGCCAAAACCTGCAGGCAGCGTATGAAAAGATCCGGTCACGGCGGACGATTGGCAAGATTGTCTTAGAAGGTTTTTAA